The stretch of DNA TCATGATAAACGTCGGCACCAGGGCGAGTTCGTGGAAGAAGTAGAAAAAGAACAAGTCGATGGAGGCGAAGGCCCCCAGCACCCCAGCCGCCATGACCTGCAACAGAACGTAGAATTCCTTGTCCCGTTCCGACCGGATTTCCCAAGCGGCACATACCGCGGCAAAGGCGACAATGGCCCCCATGACGATGAGGCCGAGATTGAGCCCGTCCACGCCCAGTTTGAATTGAATGCCCAGCGATGGCAGCCAAGCCCACTCCTGGACAAAACGAAACCCGTCCACCTCCGGGGCTTGATCGAAGCGCGCGGCGAGGAGCAGGGACAACAGCATCGTCAGGGCGGAGCTGGCCAGGGCCAGCATCCGGATGCCGAATCGAAAGTTTCTCGGCACGGCCAGGATGAGGCCGGCGGTGGCGAGCGGCAGCAGGATGATAAGAGTTAACAGCGACATGGTCAGCTCACGAGCGTCATCAGCAGCATGAGGACGAGCCCCGCGACGACGAAAAAGGCATAGGTTTGCAGACTGCCGGTCTGGAAGAGCCGGAGGGCGCGCCCTGCCAGGTCCACGGTGCCATGGGCACCCTTGACCCCCAGGCCGGCGATGATCCAACGGTCGATCCATCCGGCGAGCGCAGCCAAGGCATCATGGAGCCGCACCCCGATTTTCTCGTACAATTCGTCGAAGTAAAAACGCGCGCGCATCGCTCGCGCGAGTGCGCCCAGTTTGGCGGGCAGGGGATCCCGTGAGGCGCCGCCATACAAGGCGGCGGCGAAACTGACGCCGAACAGCGTCGCGCCGAGTCCGAACATGGCCGCGGCGGGAGCATGCCCGAACGGAGCGAACGGGTCGAAGCCGTGTCCCGGGCCGTGGGGAACGGCTGACGGAGGAAGGAATTGGAGCGTGAATCGCTCTTCAAGCCCGAAAAACCCCGCGATCACCGAAGGGACCGCGAGCAAGAGAAGGGGATAAGACATGACCGGCGGCGACTCGTGCGCGTGGGAGGCATGATCGGACCGCGGTGATCCCAGGAAAGCGACCAGGAAAAGCCGGCTCATGTAAAACGCGGTCATGCCCGCAACGGTCACCGCCAAAGCGAACAGCACGGGATTCCCGTGCGAGGCGGCGGCGAGGACGGCGTCCTTACTGTAGAAACCGCTGAGTGGAGGCACCCCGCAAAGCGCGGCGGTGCCGATGAGAAAGGTCCAAAACGTGACCGGCATGGAACGGCGAAGTCCGCCCATCTTCCAAATATCCTGCTCGTGATGGAGTGCGTGGATCACGGAGCCCGCCCCCAGAAACAGAAGCGCTTTGAAGAAAGCGTGGGTGCTGAGATGGAACATGGCGGCGGCGGGACCTCCGACTCCCACCCCCATGACCATGTAGCCGAGTTGTGAAAGCGTGGAATAGGCGAGGATGCGCTTGATGTCGTCCTGCTGCATGGCCATGAGGGCGGCGAGCAGGGCGGTGAACCCGCCGATCCACGCGACGATGTCTGCCGCCGACCAGCCGTGGAGGAACGCGAGTGCCTCGGGCCAGGAGGCCGGGAGTTGGAAGAGGAAAAACATGCGGCAGAGCATGAACACGCCCGCAGCCACCATGGTGGCGGCGTGGATGAGCGCGCTGACCGGAGTGGGTCCTTCCATCGCGTCGGGCAGCCAGACGTGGAGAGGGAACTGGGCGGACTTTCCCATGGCTCCGCAGAACACCAGGAGAGCGGCGAGACTGGCGAGCGATCCCAAGGCGGCGGGATGGGTCTCGAGGTGCTTTGCGAGTTCGGTGAAATGGAGGGTGCCGGTGGCGGACCACACGATCAGAATGCCGAGAATAAAGCCGAAATCACCCAGGCGATTGGTGAGGAAGGCCTTTTTGCAGGCATCCGCCGCCGCGGGTTTCTCGTGCCAGAACCCGATGAGCAAATAGCTGGAGACCCCGACCAACTCCCAGAAAATGAACATCTGCAGAAAATTGGTCGAGACCACGATGCCCAGCATTGAAAACATGAACAGGCTCAGGCTGCCGAAGAAACGGGCAAATCCGGGATCGCCGCTCATGTAGCCGAAGGAATAAGCATGAATGGCCGTGCCCACTCCGGTGACGACGAGGAGCATGAGCAGGCTTAAGGTGTCGACGCGGAAACCAAAGTCGGCCTGGAATCCCGCCACTTCCATCCAACGCACACTGAGCTCCACCCCTTGGGAGCCCGGGGGAGCGCTCAGGGCGAGCGCGACGGTGAGGAGAAATGAGCCTGCGACGGCCCCGATGGAAATGAGCGCGCTGAGTTGGGGGGAGCGCCGGGCGCCCAGCGTGATCGCCACCGCTGAAAAGAGCGGCAGGAACAGGATGAGCCAGGCGTAAGC from Verrucomicrobiota bacterium encodes:
- the nuoL gene encoding NADH-quinone oxidoreductase subunit L, giving the protein MTAPAYAWLILFLPLFSAVAITLGARRSPQLSALISIGAVAGSFLLTVALALSAPPGSQGVELSVRWMEVAGFQADFGFRVDTLSLLMLLVVTGVGTAIHAYSFGYMSGDPGFARFFGSLSLFMFSMLGIVVSTNFLQMFIFWELVGVSSYLLIGFWHEKPAAADACKKAFLTNRLGDFGFILGILIVWSATGTLHFTELAKHLETHPAALGSLASLAALLVFCGAMGKSAQFPLHVWLPDAMEGPTPVSALIHAATMVAAGVFMLCRMFFLFQLPASWPEALAFLHGWSAADIVAWIGGFTALLAALMAMQQDDIKRILAYSTLSQLGYMVMGVGVGGPAAAMFHLSTHAFFKALLFLGAGSVIHALHHEQDIWKMGGLRRSMPVTFWTFLIGTAALCGVPPLSGFYSKDAVLAAASHGNPVLFALAVTVAGMTAFYMSRLFLVAFLGSPRSDHASHAHESPPVMSYPLLLLAVPSVIAGFFGLEERFTLQFLPPSAVPHGPGHGFDPFAPFGHAPAAAMFGLGATLFGVSFAAALYGGASRDPLPAKLGALARAMRARFYFDELYEKIGVRLHDALAALAGWIDRWIIAGLGVKGAHGTVDLAGRALRLFQTGSLQTYAFFVVAGLVLMLLMTLVS